The Sebastes umbrosus isolate fSebUmb1 chromosome 4, fSebUmb1.pri, whole genome shotgun sequence genome has a window encoding:
- the LOC119487315 gene encoding F-box/LRR-repeat protein 14-like isoform X1, translated as MFEMETHISCLFPEILAIIFSYLEVKDKGRVAVVCSAWRDASYHKSVWRGVEAKLHLRRANPSLFPSLQTRGIKKVQILSLRRSLSYVIQGMPLIESLNLCGCFNLTDNGLGHAFVQDIPSLRVLNLSLCKQITDSSLGRIAQYLKNLEVLELGGCSNITNTGLLLIAWGLHRLQSLNLRSCRHVSDVGIGHLAGMTRSAAEGCLNLEKLTLQDCQKLTDLSLKHVSKGLNKLKVLNLSFCGGISDAGMIHLSHMTHLCSLNLRSCDNISDTGIMHLAMGSLRLSGLDVSFCDKIGDQSLAYIAQGLYQLKSLSLCSCHISDDGINRMVRQMHELKTLNIGQCVRITDKGLELIADHLTQLTGIDLYGCTKITKRGLERITQLPCLKVLNLGLWQMTESERVR; from the exons ATGTTCGAGATGGAGACGCACATCTCCTGCCTGTTCCCGGAGATCCTGGCTATCATCTTCAGCTACCTGGAGGTGAAGGACAAAGGCCGGGTGGCGGTGGTGTGCTCGGCCTGGAGAGACGCGTCCTACCATAAGTCCGTCTGGAGGGGGGTCGAGGCGAAGCTGCACCTCCGGAGAGCCAACCCGTCTCTGTTCCCCAGCCTGCAGACCAGAGGCATCAAGAAGGTCCAGATCCTGAGCCTGAGGAGGTCTCTGAGCTATGTGATCCAGGGCATGCCGCTCATCGAGAGTCTGAACCTGTGTGGCTGCTTCAACCTGACGGATAACGGACTGGGTCATGCCTTCGTGCAGGACATCCCGTCTCTGCGGGTCCTGAACCTCAGTCTGTGTAAACAGATCACTGACTCCAGCCTGGGCCGGATCGCTCAGTACCTGAAGAACCTGGAGGTTCTGGAGCTGGGAGGCTGCAGTAACATCACCAACACCGGCCTGTTGCTCATCGCCTGGGGACTGCACAGACTGCAGAGTCTCAACCTGCGCAGCTGCAGGCATGTGTCCGACGTGGGCATCGGTCACCTGGCAGGTATGACCCGCAGCGCTGCAGAGGGCTGCCTCAACCTGGAGAAGTTAACCCTGCAGGACTGCCAGAAGCTCACGGACCTGTCTCTCAAACATGTCTCCAAGGGCCTGAACAAGCTCAAAGTGCTCAACCTCAGCTTCTGCGGAGGCATATCGGACGCAGGGATGATCCACCTGTCTCATATGACCCACCTGTGCAGCTTAAACCTGAGGTCCTGTGATAACATCAGTGACACTGGGATCATGCACCTGGCCATGGGGTCCCTCCGGCTCTCTGGACTCGACGTCTCCTTCTGTGACAAGATCGGAGACCAGAGCCTGGCCTACATCGCCCAGGGTCTGTACCAGctcaagtctctctctctgtgctcctgCCACATCAGTGACGATGGCATCAACAGGATGGTACGCCAGATGCACGAACTCAAGACTCTGAACATCGGACAGTGTGTGAGGATCACAGACAAAGGCTTGGAGCTGATAGCCGACCACCTGACCCAGCTGACGGGCATCGATCTGTACGGGTGTACCAAGATCACCAAGAGGGGTCTGGAGAGGATAACGCAGCTGCCGTGCCTTAAAGTGTTGAACCTGGGACTGTGGCAGATGactgagagtgagagagtcAG GTGA
- the LOC119487315 gene encoding F-box/LRR-repeat protein 14-like isoform X2: protein MFEMETHISCLFPEILAIIFSYLEVKDKGRVAVVCSAWRDASYHKSVWRGVEAKLHLRRANPSLFPSLQTRGIKKVQILSLRRSLSYVIQGMPLIESLNLCGCFNLTDNGLGHAFVQDIPSLRVLNLSLCKQITDSSLGRIAQYLKNLEVLELGGCSNITNTGLLLIAWGLHRLQSLNLRSCRHVSDVGIGHLAGMTRSAAEGCLNLEKLTLQDCQKLTDLSLKHVSKGLNKLKVLNLSFCGGISDAGMIHLSHMTHLCSLNLRSCDNISDTGIMHLAMGSLRLSGLDVSFCDKIGDQSLAYIAQGLYQLKSLSLCSCHISDDGINRMVRQMHELKTLNIGQCVRITDKGLELIADHLTQLTGIDLYGCTKITKRGLERITQLPCLKVLNLGLWQMTESERVR from the coding sequence ATGTTCGAGATGGAGACGCACATCTCCTGCCTGTTCCCGGAGATCCTGGCTATCATCTTCAGCTACCTGGAGGTGAAGGACAAAGGCCGGGTGGCGGTGGTGTGCTCGGCCTGGAGAGACGCGTCCTACCATAAGTCCGTCTGGAGGGGGGTCGAGGCGAAGCTGCACCTCCGGAGAGCCAACCCGTCTCTGTTCCCCAGCCTGCAGACCAGAGGCATCAAGAAGGTCCAGATCCTGAGCCTGAGGAGGTCTCTGAGCTATGTGATCCAGGGCATGCCGCTCATCGAGAGTCTGAACCTGTGTGGCTGCTTCAACCTGACGGATAACGGACTGGGTCATGCCTTCGTGCAGGACATCCCGTCTCTGCGGGTCCTGAACCTCAGTCTGTGTAAACAGATCACTGACTCCAGCCTGGGCCGGATCGCTCAGTACCTGAAGAACCTGGAGGTTCTGGAGCTGGGAGGCTGCAGTAACATCACCAACACCGGCCTGTTGCTCATCGCCTGGGGACTGCACAGACTGCAGAGTCTCAACCTGCGCAGCTGCAGGCATGTGTCCGACGTGGGCATCGGTCACCTGGCAGGTATGACCCGCAGCGCTGCAGAGGGCTGCCTCAACCTGGAGAAGTTAACCCTGCAGGACTGCCAGAAGCTCACGGACCTGTCTCTCAAACATGTCTCCAAGGGCCTGAACAAGCTCAAAGTGCTCAACCTCAGCTTCTGCGGAGGCATATCGGACGCAGGGATGATCCACCTGTCTCATATGACCCACCTGTGCAGCTTAAACCTGAGGTCCTGTGATAACATCAGTGACACTGGGATCATGCACCTGGCCATGGGGTCCCTCCGGCTCTCTGGACTCGACGTCTCCTTCTGTGACAAGATCGGAGACCAGAGCCTGGCCTACATCGCCCAGGGTCTGTACCAGctcaagtctctctctctgtgctcctgCCACATCAGTGACGATGGCATCAACAGGATGGTACGCCAGATGCACGAACTCAAGACTCTGAACATCGGACAGTGTGTGAGGATCACAGACAAAGGCTTGGAGCTGATAGCCGACCACCTGACCCAGCTGACGGGCATCGATCTGTACGGGTGTACCAAGATCACCAAGAGGGGTCTGGAGAGGATAACGCAGCTGCCGTGCCTTAAAGTGTTGAACCTGGGACTGTGGCAGATGactgagagtgagagagtcAGGTGA